One part of the Candidatus Deferrimicrobium sp. genome encodes these proteins:
- the sufB gene encoding Fe-S cluster assembly protein SufB, whose product MENTASQVKGWVDQEYRWGFVSPVEADTIPKGINEEVIRSISARKQEPEFLLERRLKAYRQWLTMVEPRWSTVCYTPIDFQDIVYYSAPRGLKDRPKSLGEVDPELLRTYERLGIPLREQEFLAGVAVDAVFDSVSVATTYQRELAKVGILFCSFSEAVRHYPRLVEKYLGTVVPFNDNYFASLNSAVFTDGSFCYIPPGVRCPVELFTYFRINAENTGQFERTLIIADAGSYVSYLEGCTAPRRDTNQLHAAVVELIALEDAEIRYATVQNWYPGDKEGKGGIYNFVTKRGLCAGNNSRISWTQVETGSAITWKYPSVILKGDNSVGQFHGVALTNNFQQADT is encoded by the coding sequence ATGGAAAACACCGCAAGTCAGGTCAAGGGTTGGGTCGACCAGGAGTACCGCTGGGGGTTCGTTTCGCCGGTGGAGGCGGACACGATCCCCAAAGGCATCAACGAAGAGGTCATCCGGTCGATCTCCGCGCGCAAGCAGGAGCCGGAATTTCTCCTCGAGCGCCGCCTCAAGGCGTATCGGCAGTGGCTCACCATGGTAGAGCCGCGTTGGTCGACCGTGTGCTATACCCCCATCGATTTCCAGGACATCGTGTATTACTCGGCTCCGCGAGGGCTGAAGGACCGTCCGAAAAGCCTCGGCGAGGTCGACCCGGAATTGCTGCGAACGTACGAGCGCCTGGGGATCCCCCTCCGGGAACAGGAGTTTCTGGCGGGCGTGGCCGTGGACGCCGTCTTCGACAGCGTCTCGGTGGCCACTACCTACCAGAGGGAACTGGCGAAGGTGGGAATCCTGTTCTGCTCCTTCTCCGAGGCGGTCCGGCATTACCCCCGCCTGGTGGAGAAGTACCTCGGGACCGTCGTCCCGTTCAACGACAACTACTTCGCCTCCCTCAACTCCGCCGTCTTCACCGACGGGTCGTTCTGCTACATCCCCCCGGGGGTGCGCTGCCCGGTCGAGCTGTTCACCTACTTCCGCATCAACGCCGAGAACACGGGGCAGTTCGAGAGGACATTGATCATCGCGGACGCGGGTTCCTACGTGAGTTACCTCGAAGGGTGCACGGCCCCGCGGCGCGACACGAACCAGCTCCACGCGGCGGTGGTTGAGCTGATCGCCCTCGAGGACGCGGAGATCCGGTATGCCACCGTGCAGAACTGGTATCCGGGCGACAAGGAAGGAAAGGGCGGAATTTACAACTTCGTGACGAAGCGGGGTTTGTGCGCCGGGAATAACTCCCGTATCTCGTGGACGCAGGTGGAGACCGGCTCCGCGATCACGTGGAAATACCCCAGCGTCATCCTGAAAGGGGACAACTCGGTCGGGCAGTTCCACGGGGTGGCGCTCACGAACAATTTCCAGCAGGCCGACACC